A genomic stretch from Nitrobacter winogradskyi Nb-255 includes:
- a CDS encoding IS481 family transposase — protein MGQVLHGSATTTEAIRRAIQNSEESLRALSKRYGINQKTVAKWKKRTSVADLPTGPKDPRSTVLSSEEEAIIVAFRKHTLLPLDDCLYALQPTIPHLSRSSLHRCLHRHGISRLPEVEGDKPIRKTFRSYPIGYFHIDIAEVQTAEGKLRLFVAIDRTSKFAYAELHQEAGKMVAAQFLRNLIVAVPYAIHTVLTDNGIQFTNHARHKYAFHHIFDRVCDENGIEHRLTRINHPWTNGQVERMNRTIKDATVKRFHYDNHDQLRRHLQDFIKAYNFGRRLKTLKGLTPYEFICKRWTSEPDRFIIDPIHQMPGLNT, from the coding sequence ATGGGACAGGTTCTTCACGGGAGCGCCACGACGACAGAGGCAATCCGTCGAGCAATACAAAATAGTGAAGAGAGCCTGAGAGCGCTGTCGAAACGCTACGGGATCAACCAGAAGACCGTCGCAAAATGGAAGAAGCGGACCTCGGTGGCCGACCTTCCGACGGGACCGAAAGATCCGCGCTCGACGGTGCTCTCATCCGAGGAGGAGGCGATCATCGTCGCCTTCCGCAAGCATACCCTGTTGCCGCTCGATGATTGCCTCTACGCGCTTCAGCCAACGATCCCGCACCTGTCGCGGTCTTCATTGCATCGCTGCCTGCACCGTCACGGCATCAGCCGGCTCCCGGAGGTCGAAGGCGACAAGCCGATCAGGAAGACGTTCAGGAGCTACCCGATCGGCTACTTCCACATCGACATCGCCGAGGTGCAGACGGCTGAGGGCAAGCTGCGCCTGTTCGTGGCCATCGACCGCACTTCGAAGTTCGCCTACGCCGAGCTCCACCAAGAGGCGGGCAAGATGGTCGCGGCTCAGTTCCTGCGCAACCTCATCGTGGCAGTTCCCTATGCCATCCACACGGTGCTGACGGACAACGGCATCCAGTTCACCAACCACGCCCGTCACAAATATGCGTTCCACCACATCTTCGATCGCGTCTGCGACGAGAACGGCATCGAGCACAGGCTCACCAGGATCAACCATCCCTGGACCAACGGACAGGTGGAACGGATGAACCGCACCATCAAGGACGCCACCGTCAAGCGCTTCCACTACGACAATCATGACCAACTGCGCCGGCACCTTCAGGACTTCATCAAGGCATACAACTTCGGTCGAAGGCTGAAGACGCTCAAAGGCCTCACACCCTACGAGTTCATCTGCAAACGATGGACTTCAGAGCCCGATCGATTCATCATCGATCCAATCCATCAAATGCCGGGACTGAACACCTAG
- a CDS encoding NAD(P)/FAD-dependent oxidoreductase: protein MTSDGMAAADGPGDTESAVRARRRERLTFDLDVEICVVGGGLAGLTVALEAARTGANVVVLEGRHVGWNASGHHLGTVMPGYALPLSDLIARVGFDDAYDLWSLARAGADYVRAHAAEHIIPGLGLTEGVLEVSNVDAGERLISHLQMLSEDFSTEVEGWQIDRVRDTLRTGRYFHAVHYPRAFQIDGRKYVHGLAELARKAGARIFEDTPVVGIDPFGIRKRIATPRARLRASHLVLAGNVHLGGALRRLSDTLVPVWRYAGVTSPLGNRLAEVMTFQGSVIDTDGIDHFRIVEGDRLMWASPETTWEARPGRQKAAIGRRIGTIFPQLGAVEIAKVFCGAVGQTVHGMPQIGQLQPGLWVASGFGRQGLGTSAMAGQLIARGMLEGDDRWRLFAPFELVWAGGKTGRAAGHAIGMAMRARSAAAGTLARYRERARIKARERQARLNAADRKSRPL from the coding sequence ATGACTTCGGACGGCATGGCTGCGGCCGATGGTCCCGGTGACACGGAGTCCGCTGTGCGGGCGCGGCGACGCGAGCGACTGACTTTCGATCTCGATGTCGAGATCTGCGTCGTCGGCGGCGGGCTGGCAGGCCTCACCGTGGCGCTGGAGGCGGCGAGGACCGGCGCGAACGTGGTCGTGCTCGAGGGCCGCCATGTCGGCTGGAATGCGTCCGGCCATCATCTCGGCACGGTGATGCCCGGCTATGCGCTTCCGCTTTCCGACCTGATCGCGCGCGTCGGTTTTGATGATGCGTACGATCTCTGGTCGCTGGCGCGAGCGGGCGCCGATTATGTTCGCGCCCATGCCGCCGAGCACATCATTCCGGGACTCGGGCTCACGGAAGGCGTGCTCGAGGTTTCCAACGTCGATGCCGGCGAGCGGCTCATCAGCCATCTCCAGATGCTGAGCGAGGATTTTTCGACCGAGGTTGAGGGGTGGCAGATCGATCGCGTCCGCGACACCTTGCGCACCGGCCGGTATTTTCACGCGGTGCACTATCCGCGCGCCTTCCAGATCGACGGACGCAAATATGTTCACGGCCTTGCCGAGCTTGCGCGCAAGGCCGGCGCACGCATCTTCGAAGATACGCCGGTGGTCGGCATTGATCCGTTCGGGATCAGGAAACGCATTGCAACGCCGCGCGCGCGTCTGCGGGCGTCCCACCTCGTGCTTGCGGGCAATGTCCATCTCGGCGGCGCATTGCGACGCTTGTCCGATACGCTGGTCCCGGTCTGGCGTTATGCCGGCGTCACCTCGCCGCTGGGAAACCGGCTCGCCGAGGTGATGACGTTTCAGGGGTCTGTCATCGACACCGATGGCATCGATCATTTTCGGATCGTCGAGGGCGACAGGCTGATGTGGGCGAGCCCGGAAACCACCTGGGAGGCGCGGCCGGGTCGCCAGAAAGCGGCGATCGGCAGGCGGATCGGCACGATCTTCCCGCAGCTTGGCGCGGTCGAGATCGCGAAGGTCTTCTGCGGCGCGGTCGGTCAGACCGTGCACGGGATGCCGCAGATCGGCCAGTTGCAACCGGGGCTTTGGGTGGCGAGCGGTTTCGGCCGGCAGGGACTGGGCACCTCGGCGATGGCCGGGCAACTGATCGCACGCGGCATGCTGGAAGGTGACGACCGCTGGCGGTTGTTCGCGCCGTTCGAACTCGTCTGGGCGGGCGGAAAGACCGGACGCGCGGCGGGCCATGCGATCGGCATGGCGATGCGGGCGCGTTCCGCCGCCGCCGGCACGCTGGCGCGTTATCGCGAGCGGGCGCGCATCAAGGCGCGGGAGCGGCAGGCGCGGCTCAACGCGGCGGATCGCAAGTCGAGGCCGCTTTGA
- a CDS encoding flagellar hook protein FlgE, translated as MGIFDALNTSVGGLQAQSFALQNISGNIANAQTTGYKGITTAFSDLIPDSTAPNRQAAGGVTAYATATISSQGTVSASTVGTYMAITGDGFFNVQAPTGRMDNQPQFSGVTYYTRRGDFQVDAGGHLVNSAGYYLMGVPVDPKTGNPLGNVPQVLKFQNNFVPAQATTTVQYAANLPSVPRTLSSSTAPAGTITAAGGLNPSDFTTNFNPLVVGTPAPPYTDNITTGSAATNQQTPSGPITSATLLSGVAPSDSLPGGFAVGDTITVNGTTITFTDAGTALPPGVQDATHVRIDDTVGDLLGRIGAITGAAPTIDAGTGAITLHTGTAQDLTVTSASAGWTAMGFGAMINIARGGGGTPGAGVVIANDQTIFQQQSISGGAVTAYDATGTAVNLQLRWAKTDSASLGAGHSDTWNLFYQADPNATGTQAAWINVGTNFTFGINGQLSSPVGSSITIPGVSVGSQSLGNLTLNIGSGGLTQYASSGGNATINAINQNGYAAGQLQSVAVNNDGIVVGTFSNGQNLSLAQVSLSHFNGTNYLKALDGGAYAVTNESGSAIAGASGRISGSSLEGSNADIADEFTKLIVTQQAYSANTKVITTANSMVQDLLNVLR; from the coding sequence ATGGGTATTTTCGACGCATTGAATACTTCGGTCGGCGGCTTGCAGGCGCAGTCCTTCGCACTTCAAAATATATCCGGCAACATCGCGAACGCCCAGACCACCGGCTACAAGGGCATCACCACGGCCTTCAGTGACCTGATCCCCGACTCGACTGCCCCCAATCGTCAGGCCGCCGGCGGCGTGACAGCCTATGCGACGGCGACGATCAGCAGCCAGGGAACGGTGTCGGCCTCGACGGTCGGCACCTACATGGCGATAACCGGCGACGGCTTCTTCAACGTCCAGGCGCCGACGGGGCGGATGGACAACCAGCCGCAGTTTTCCGGCGTGACCTACTACACCCGGCGCGGCGATTTTCAGGTCGATGCCGGCGGCCATCTGGTCAACAGCGCAGGCTATTACCTGATGGGCGTGCCGGTCGACCCCAAGACCGGCAACCCGCTCGGCAATGTGCCGCAGGTGCTGAAATTCCAGAACAACTTCGTACCGGCCCAAGCCACGACGACGGTGCAATACGCCGCCAATCTTCCATCGGTGCCGAGGACGCTGTCGAGTTCGACCGCGCCCGCCGGGACCATTACGGCGGCCGGCGGATTGAACCCGTCCGACTTCACGACCAATTTCAATCCGCTCGTGGTCGGCACGCCGGCTCCGCCCTATACCGACAACATCACCACGGGATCGGCGGCGACCAACCAGCAGACGCCTTCGGGTCCCATCACCAGCGCGACGCTGTTGTCAGGCGTCGCGCCGAGCGATTCGTTGCCGGGCGGATTCGCGGTCGGCGACACCATCACCGTGAACGGCACCACGATCACCTTCACCGACGCCGGCACCGCGCTGCCGCCGGGCGTGCAGGACGCGACCCATGTCCGCATCGACGATACCGTCGGCGACCTCCTCGGCAGGATCGGCGCGATCACGGGCGCCGCTCCGACAATCGATGCCGGCACCGGCGCGATCACCCTGCATACCGGCACCGCGCAGGATCTGACGGTCACGAGCGCCTCCGCCGGCTGGACGGCGATGGGCTTCGGCGCGATGATCAACATCGCGCGCGGCGGCGGCGGCACGCCCGGCGCGGGCGTCGTGATCGCCAACGACCAGACCATCTTCCAGCAGCAATCGATCAGCGGCGGCGCGGTCACGGCCTATGACGCGACCGGGACGGCGGTGAACCTGCAACTGCGCTGGGCCAAGACCGACAGCGCCTCGCTCGGCGCCGGGCATTCCGACACGTGGAACCTGTTCTATCAGGCCGATCCGAACGCCACTGGCACGCAGGCGGCGTGGATCAATGTCGGCACCAACTTCACCTTCGGCATCAACGGCCAGCTTTCGAGTCCGGTCGGATCGTCGATCACCATTCCCGGCGTCAGCGTGGGATCGCAGTCTCTCGGCAACCTCACGCTGAATATCGGCTCGGGCGGTCTGACCCAGTATGCCAGCAGCGGCGGCAACGCCACCATCAATGCGATCAACCAGAACGGCTACGCCGCCGGACAGTTGCAATCGGTCGCCGTCAACAATGACGGCATCGTGGTCGGCACCTTCTCGAACGGACAGAACCTGTCTCTCGCGCAGGTGTCGCTGTCGCACTTCAACGGAACCAACTACCTCAAGGCGCTTGATGGCGGCGCTTATGCGGTGACCAACGAGTCGGGGTCCGCGATCGCGGGCGCGTCGGGGCGCATCAGCGGCTCGTCGCTCGAAGGCTCCAACGCCGACATCGCCGATGAGTTCACCAAGCTGATCGTGACGCAGCAGGCTTACTCGGCGAACACCAAGGTCATCACCACCGCGAACAGCATGGTTCAGGATCTGCTGAACGTGTTGCGCTAA
- the flgK gene encoding flagellar hook-associated protein FlgK: MSLSSALSIAMSGLRANQAALSIVSGNVANANTPGYVAQTLVQDQVVTGGMGSGVRVIGVNRTLDAYVQSQLRTENAGGAYASHIAGVLGQLQNVYGTPGNDGTLEAAYNRFTSALQALSASSGNPAAQSSVLNAAQALAHQLNATTSGIQTLRSNAEQSLSASVSQANAAMQQIAQLNQRLQSMGAQDPAAATLMDQRDAAIDQLSGLMDIRAVTDGANQTSVFTTAGVQLVGGVYASTLTFNAQSSLTASSQWNADPAKSSVGTIICQLPNGARIDMIASQGINSGQIAADAQLRDKILVQAQNQVDQMAATLASALSDVTTSGAPVTGPPSGFDLDLSGILPGNAFRVTYTDSANVSYTVTVVRVDDPSALPIPNAAANPNDRVIGVDFSGGLASVVSQLNAQIGAASHLMFSASGSLLRVADDGSGQSTVSAASATTTVQSLASGDPQLPFFTDRASLYTGAITGSASQITGLAGRIQVNAALLADPSKLTVYSTSPVTPAGDTTRADFIYDRLTFASFSYAPNTGLGAAAAPFQGTLSSFLQQFVSLQSGAATTARQVAQGQSIVVNTLQEKFDDKSGVNMDTEMANLIALQNSYAANAHVMTVVQSMMQTLMQAQW; this comes from the coding sequence ATGAGTTTGAGTTCGGCCCTCTCGATCGCAATGTCCGGCCTGCGCGCCAACCAGGCCGCGCTGTCGATCGTGTCCGGCAACGTCGCCAACGCGAACACGCCGGGCTACGTTGCGCAGACGCTGGTGCAGGACCAGGTCGTGACCGGCGGCATGGGTTCCGGCGTCCGCGTTATCGGGGTCAACCGCACGCTCGACGCCTATGTGCAGTCGCAACTGCGCACGGAAAATGCCGGCGGCGCTTATGCGAGCCACATCGCCGGGGTGCTCGGCCAGTTGCAGAACGTCTATGGCACGCCGGGCAACGACGGCACGCTGGAGGCGGCCTATAACCGGTTCACCTCGGCATTGCAGGCGCTGTCGGCGAGTTCGGGCAATCCGGCGGCGCAGTCGTCGGTGCTGAATGCCGCGCAGGCGCTGGCGCACCAGCTCAACGCGACCACCAGCGGCATTCAGACGCTGCGATCCAACGCCGAGCAGAGCCTGTCCGCATCGGTCTCGCAGGCCAATGCGGCGATGCAGCAGATCGCGCAGCTCAATCAGCGGCTGCAAAGCATGGGTGCGCAGGATCCGGCGGCCGCGACGCTGATGGATCAGCGCGACGCCGCGATCGATCAGCTTTCAGGGTTGATGGACATCCGCGCGGTGACGGACGGCGCCAACCAGACCTCGGTGTTCACCACGGCCGGCGTCCAGCTCGTCGGCGGCGTTTATGCGTCGACGCTGACATTCAACGCGCAGTCCTCGCTCACCGCGAGTTCGCAATGGAACGCCGATCCCGCGAAGTCGAGCGTCGGCACCATCATCTGCCAGCTTCCGAACGGCGCCAGGATCGACATGATCGCTTCGCAAGGCATCAACTCCGGCCAGATCGCCGCCGATGCCCAGTTGCGCGACAAGATTCTGGTGCAGGCGCAGAACCAGGTGGACCAGATGGCGGCGACGCTCGCCAGCGCGTTGTCCGACGTCACCACGAGCGGCGCGCCGGTGACCGGACCGCCATCGGGCTTCGACCTCGATCTGTCCGGCATTCTGCCGGGCAACGCATTCCGCGTCACCTACACCGACTCCGCTAACGTCTCGTACACCGTCACCGTGGTGCGGGTGGACGATCCGTCCGCGCTGCCGATTCCGAACGCGGCCGCGAATCCGAACGACCGGGTGATCGGCGTCGATTTCTCGGGCGGGCTCGCCTCGGTCGTATCGCAACTGAATGCGCAGATCGGGGCGGCGTCGCATCTGATGTTTTCCGCTTCCGGTTCGCTGTTACGGGTGGCCGACGACGGCTCAGGACAATCCACGGTGAGCGCGGCATCGGCCACGACCACGGTGCAGTCGCTGGCGTCCGGCGATCCGCAACTGCCGTTCTTCACCGACCGCGCCTCGCTTTATACCGGCGCGATCACAGGCTCCGCGTCGCAGATCACGGGGTTGGCGGGGCGCATTCAGGTCAACGCCGCGCTGCTCGCCGATCCCTCGAAGCTCACGGTCTACAGCACCTCGCCGGTAACGCCGGCCGGCGACACCACGCGCGCCGACTTCATCTACGACAGGCTGACGTTCGCGAGCTTCAGCTACGCGCCTAACACCGGACTTGGCGCTGCGGCAGCGCCATTCCAGGGCACGCTGTCGTCATTCCTGCAGCAGTTCGTCAGCCTGCAGAGCGGCGCGGCGACGACGGCGCGGCAGGTCGCGCAGGGGCAGAGCATCGTCGTCAACACCTTGCAGGAGAAATTCGACGACAAGTCCGGCGTGAACATGGATACCGAAATGGCCAATCTGATCGCTTTGCAGAACTCTTACGCGGCGAATGCGCACGTGATGACCGTGGTGCAGAGCATGATGCAGACGCTGATGCAGGCGCAATGGTAA
- a CDS encoding pyridoxal phosphate-dependent decarboxylase family protein encodes MKPASRGTLPEADETLDPEDWDTLRAEGHRMLDDMFDHIAGVRERPVWRPIPAETRARFREDLPRNGVDVAEIYREFAEHIAPYTAGNIHPGFMGWVNGGGTAVGMLAEMLAAGLNTNVAGRNQMPVEVERQIVLWVRRMFGFPDTASGVFVTGTSMANLMGILVARSARIGPSVRQRGLLDRGARLIAYTSVATHGCIAQAMDCAGFGADALRRIPVDRCHRIDTDALRAQIAADRAAGFEPFLVIGSAGTVDIGAIDDLAVLHEVCRDEKLWLHIDGAFGALGVLSPEIAPRLAGIESADSIAFDFHKWGQVPYDAGFLLVRDGEQHRRTFAAPAAYLRRETRGLAAGSPWPCDYSLDMSRGFRALKTWFTLKAYGTERLGAMIDRTCALARCLEAKVAAEPKLELLAPVQLNIVCFRYRADDADSVNAEIVASLHESGITAPSTTMLDGRLAIRAAIVNHRTGMRDIEALISAVLELGARKSRGSMIFI; translated from the coding sequence ATGAAGCCTGCATCGCGCGGTACGCTGCCGGAAGCCGATGAAACGCTCGATCCCGAAGACTGGGACACGCTTCGCGCGGAAGGGCACCGGATGCTCGACGATATGTTCGATCATATCGCCGGTGTTCGCGAGCGTCCGGTCTGGCGGCCGATACCAGCGGAAACGCGCGCCCGTTTCCGCGAAGACCTGCCGCGGAACGGCGTCGATGTCGCCGAGATTTATCGGGAGTTTGCCGAACACATCGCCCCCTACACCGCCGGGAATATCCACCCCGGCTTCATGGGATGGGTCAACGGCGGCGGTACGGCGGTCGGGATGCTGGCCGAGATGCTGGCGGCGGGGTTGAACACCAATGTCGCCGGACGGAATCAGATGCCGGTCGAAGTCGAGCGCCAGATCGTGCTGTGGGTACGGCGGATGTTCGGCTTTCCCGATACCGCGAGCGGCGTGTTCGTCACGGGAACGTCGATGGCGAACCTGATGGGAATTCTGGTGGCGCGTTCGGCGCGGATCGGCCCCTCCGTGCGCCAGCGCGGCTTGCTGGATCGCGGCGCGCGCCTCATCGCCTATACATCGGTTGCGACGCACGGCTGCATAGCCCAGGCCATGGATTGCGCCGGCTTCGGCGCCGACGCCCTGCGGCGGATTCCGGTTGATCGCTGTCATCGCATCGATACTGACGCGTTGCGCGCGCAGATCGCCGCCGATCGCGCCGCGGGGTTTGAGCCCTTTCTCGTGATCGGATCGGCGGGCACAGTCGATATCGGAGCCATCGACGACCTCGCGGTGCTGCATGAGGTGTGCCGGGACGAGAAATTATGGCTGCATATCGACGGCGCGTTCGGCGCGCTCGGGGTGTTGTCGCCGGAGATCGCGCCGCGTCTCGCGGGAATCGAGAGCGCCGACTCCATCGCTTTCGATTTCCACAAATGGGGCCAGGTGCCCTACGACGCAGGGTTCCTTCTCGTCCGCGACGGAGAGCAGCATCGCCGGACGTTCGCAGCGCCGGCAGCCTATCTGCGCCGGGAAACGCGCGGGCTTGCGGCGGGCTCGCCGTGGCCATGCGACTACAGCCTGGATATGTCCCGCGGCTTTCGCGCATTGAAGACGTGGTTCACGCTGAAAGCCTACGGCACCGAAAGGCTCGGTGCGATGATTGACCGGACCTGCGCGCTGGCGCGCTGCCTGGAAGCGAAGGTCGCTGCCGAACCAAAGCTCGAGCTGCTTGCGCCGGTGCAACTCAACATCGTGTGCTTCCGCTATCGGGCCGACGATGCCGACAGTGTCAATGCGGAGATCGTCGCGTCGCTGCACGAGTCGGGCATAACCGCGCCGTCCACGACCATGCTGGACGGCCGGCTCGCGATCCGCGCGGCGATCGTCAACCATCGCACTGGAATGCGCGACATCGAAGCGCTGATATCGGCTGTGTTGGAATTGGGCGCGCGTAAATCGCGAGGCTCTATGATTTTTATTTGA
- the flbT gene encoding flagellar biosynthesis repressor FlbT, translating to MALKVELKPHERIIIGACVVTNTDQRARLLIEGDKIPILREKDILTPETADTPAKLIYLAVQLMYLSPEPQINHGTYFSLLRDVITTMPGAWPIIEGINNDILNGDLYKALKEVKKLIAYEKKLADMSDTPPNRAGDRRRSA from the coding sequence ATGGCGCTGAAAGTCGAACTGAAGCCGCATGAACGCATCATCATCGGCGCCTGCGTCGTGACCAACACCGATCAGCGCGCGCGGCTGCTGATCGAGGGCGACAAGATTCCGATCCTTCGCGAGAAGGACATCCTGACACCCGAGACGGCGGACACACCCGCCAAGCTGATCTATCTCGCGGTGCAATTGATGTATCTGTCGCCGGAGCCGCAAATCAATCACGGCACGTATTTCAGCCTGCTGCGCGACGTCATCACGACCATGCCGGGCGCATGGCCGATCATCGAAGGCATCAACAACGACATCCTCAATGGCGATCTCTACAAAGCGCTCAAGGAAGTCAAGAAACTGATCGCTTACGAGAAGAAGCTGGCCGACATGAGCGACACGCCACCCAACCGCGCCGGTGACAGGCGACGCTCAGCCTGA
- a CDS encoding flagellin, giving the protein MSDIVLSASVRQNLLSLQSTAELLSTTQTRLATGKKVNSALDNPTNFFTAAGLDARASDINNLLDSIGNGVQVLQAANTGITSLQKLVDTAKSIANQALQATSGYSTKSQATTAAITGATADNLLGPGGAPTDAAATPGSVVNNSLTVPAPITAATTLSGGVNTDSLATDFIAGDTIVVNGTTINFVASGATGNDLNITDTVGDVLARIDSITGGTSTISGGAITLHTGTASDLTISGSGLAKLGLTAGTTARTPGAPAALDGKTLTIGATDGGTATSITFGTGTGQINTLDQLNTALAANNLTASINSAGAITFTTTNDHASATIGAFGGDATTDPNTFGAMTASAPVEDANAQNTRATLIGQYNQVIDQIRTTAQDASFNGINLLNGDQLKLVFNETGKSTLTIQGVTFDPAGLGLSSLAKGTDFLDNASTNAVLDSLNTASSTLRSQASTFGSNLSIVQIRQDFSKNLINVLQTGSANLTLADTNEEAANSQALATRQSIAVSALALANQSQQSVLQLLR; this is encoded by the coding sequence ATGTCCGATATTGTTCTCTCCGCATCGGTACGCCAGAATCTGCTTTCGCTTCAGTCGACGGCTGAACTGCTCTCGACGACCCAGACCCGCCTTGCCACCGGCAAGAAGGTGAACTCGGCGCTTGATAATCCGACGAACTTCTTCACCGCCGCCGGCCTCGACGCCCGCGCCAGCGACATCAACAACCTTCTGGATTCGATCGGCAACGGCGTGCAGGTGCTGCAGGCCGCCAATACGGGTATCACCTCGCTGCAGAAGCTGGTCGATACCGCGAAGTCGATCGCCAACCAGGCGCTGCAGGCGACCTCGGGCTATTCCACCAAGTCGCAGGCGACCACCGCCGCCATCACCGGCGCGACGGCCGACAACCTGCTCGGGCCGGGTGGCGCTCCGACCGATGCTGCCGCTACTCCCGGCTCTGTCGTCAACAACAGCCTGACCGTTCCCGCACCGATCACCGCGGCGACGACGTTGTCTGGCGGTGTGAATACCGACTCGCTCGCCACGGACTTCATTGCTGGCGATACGATCGTCGTCAACGGCACGACGATCAATTTCGTGGCTTCCGGCGCTACCGGCAACGACCTCAACATCACCGACACCGTCGGCGACGTGTTGGCCAGGATTGACTCGATCACGGGCGGTACGTCCACCATCTCCGGCGGTGCGATTACGCTTCACACCGGCACGGCCAGCGATCTGACCATCAGCGGCTCGGGCCTTGCCAAGCTCGGTTTGACCGCGGGCACCACCGCGCGAACCCCCGGCGCTCCGGCCGCGCTCGACGGCAAGACGCTAACGATTGGCGCAACCGATGGCGGCACGGCGACCAGCATCACGTTTGGTACCGGCACCGGCCAGATCAATACGCTCGACCAGTTGAACACGGCGCTCGCCGCGAACAACCTGACCGCCTCGATCAACTCGGCGGGCGCGATCACCTTCACCACGACCAACGATCACGCGTCCGCGACGATCGGTGCGTTTGGTGGCGATGCGACCACCGATCCGAATACGTTCGGCGCGATGACGGCTTCCGCTCCGGTCGAGGACGCCAACGCGCAGAACACCCGCGCCACGCTGATTGGCCAGTACAATCAGGTCATCGACCAGATCCGCACCACCGCGCAGGATGCTTCCTTCAACGGCATCAACCTGCTCAACGGTGACCAGCTCAAGCTGGTGTTCAACGAAACCGGCAAATCGACGCTGACCATCCAGGGCGTGACCTTCGATCCGGCGGGCCTCGGCCTGTCGTCGCTGGCCAAGGGCACGGACTTCCTGGACAACGCTTCGACCAACGCCGTTCTGGACTCGCTCAACACCGCGTCCAGCACGCTGCGCTCGCAGGCGTCGACCTTCGGTTCCAACCTGTCGATCGTGCAGATCCGTCAGGACTTCTCGAAGAACCTGATCAACGTGCTGCAGACGGGATCGGCGAACCTGACGCTTGCCGATACCAACGAGGAAGCGGCGAACAGCCAGGCGCTGGCCACCCGCCAGTCGATCGCGGTGTCGGCGCTGGCGCTGGCCAACCAGTCGCAGCAGAGCGTGTTGCAACTGCTCCGCTGA